A single genomic interval of Daucus carota subsp. sativus chromosome 1, DH1 v3.0, whole genome shotgun sequence harbors:
- the LOC108204297 gene encoding transportin MOS14 isoform X1: MELQIKVAQAVQVLNHDAESCNRVAANQWLVQFQNTDAAWEVASAILTCDHHLPFVSDFEAEFFAAQILKRKIQNEGNHLQLGAKDALLNSLLVAAKKFSSGPPQLLTQICLALSALILHMMEHSKPIEKLFYSLQNLQSQENGNIAVLEMLTVLPEVVEDQSTYIGRCLYGQELLSHTPMVIEFLLKESEKYIDGVVQLHERNRKLLRCLLSWVQAGCLSEISAASLPAHPLLSFVFNSLQVSSSFDLAVEVLVELVSHHKGLPQLLLCKVGFLKEVLLHPALNNRDEKVIGGIACLMSEIGQAAPSLIVEANPEALALAESLLSCVAFPSADWYIADSTLPFWSSIVSSILELDIHSEKRKSVEDVFFSIFTALFDALVLRAQVDDSTLDDADETVDLPDSLLQFRSNLVEVLVDICQLLKSAPFIQKIFFGSWVSSNLHIPWKEVESKLFVLNAVAEVVLQETQTVNLSVVTHLMTILTSRNSEELKGFMCIVYKAVADVVGSYSRWFTAFQTNVRSLLLFFATGISKSMCSNACALALRKFCEEATIVMFEPSDLDILIWIGEGLEKSHISQEDDEEIFNAIAVVLASVPNKELKNNLLVRLLSPSFEALAKLTAEDSQNSLSRNNGINTREINSAARGLYRMGTVFSQLASRGLVGCALDDSILILLGVFWPLIEKLFCSEHMDNTNISTAACRALSQAIHSSSLHFVSLLPKALDCLSTKFVSSRSHDCYIRTAAVAIEEFGGKEEFGPLFISTFERFTYATSVMALNSSYVCDQEPDLVEAYTNFASILIRSSPKDVLASSGPVLEMSFQKAAICCTAMHRGAALSAMSYMSCFLEIGLTSILASVNCIPEGSFEAMTIHVISHSGEGLVSSVVYALLGVSAMSRVHKSATILQQLAAICSLIERTMWKAVLCWESLHKWLHSAQVQTLPPEYLRQGETDSLVPIWLKALSSAGSDYLDSINCNGRKNECAHMQGKGGRVLKRLIREFADSHRSVPSLI; this comes from the exons ATGGAGCTGCAAATTAAGGTAGCTCAGGCGGTTCAAGTACTGAATCACGATGCCGAGTCATGTAACCGAGTTGCTGCCAATCAGTGGCTCGTTCAGTTCCAAAACACGGATGCTGCTTGGGAAGTCGCTTCTGCGATTCTCACTTGCGATCATCATCTTCCTTTCGTCTCCGATTTCGAAGCCGAGTTCTTCGCCGCTCAGATTCTCAAAAGAAAG ATCCAAAATGAAGGAAATCATTTGCAATTAGGAGCTAAAGATGCTCTTCTTAATAGCCTTCTTGTTGCAGCTAAAAAATTCAGCTCGGGCCCCCCGCAG CTCTTAACACAAATTTGTCTTGCTCTCTCCGCTCTAATACTACACATGATGGAGCACAGTAAACCTATTGAGAAGCTTTTTTACAGTCTTCAGAATCTGCAAAGCCAGGAAAATGGCAATATTGCTGTACTGGAGATGCTAACTGTCTTGCCTGAAGTTGTAGAAGACCAAAGTACATATATTGGGCGATGCTTGTATGGCCAAGAG CTTTTGTCACATACTCCGATGGTTATTGAGTTCCTACTAAAGGAATCTGAGAAATATATTGATGGTGTTGTCCAACTACACGAAAGGAATAGGAAGCTTCTGCGATGCTTACTGAGTTGG GTTCAAGCTGGTTGCTTGTCTGAAATTTCAGCCGCTTCATTGCCAGCTCACCCGCTTCTCAGTTTTGTATTCAACTCGTTGCAG GTTTCCTCATCATTTGACCTGGCCGTTGAGGTTCTTGTTGAACTCGTGAGCCATCATAAG GGGCTACCACAACTTCTGTTATGTAAAGTTGGATTCTTGAAGgaagtgctgcttcatcctgcTCTTAATAATCGAGATGAGAAAGTAATTGGTGGCATTGCATGTTTGATGTCGGAGATTGGTCAGGCT GCGCCTTCACTAATTGTAGAAGCAAATCCTGAAGCACTTGCACTGGCAGAGTCACTGTTGAG TTGTGTGGCATTTCCAAGTGCAGACTGGTATATCGCGGATTCCACTTTGCCATTCTG GAGTAGTATCGTGAGCAGTATACTCGAGCTTGATATCCATAGTGAAAAAAGGAAAAGTGTTGAGGATGTGTTTTTTTCTATATTCACGGCATTATTTGATGCTCTTGTTTTGCGTGCTCAG GTGGATGATTCTACTCTGGATGATGCTGACGAAACAGTAGACCTTCCTGATAGCCTTTTGCAATTTAGGTCGAATTTAGTTGAAGTGTTGGTGGATATATGCCAGCTTCTAAAATCTGCTCCATTTATACAGAAG ATATTTTTTGGTAGTTGGGTGTCTTCAAACTTGCATATTCCGTGGAAGGAGGTTGAAAGCAAATTGTTTGTTCTCAATGCG GTTGCTGAAGTAGTACTGCAAGAAACGCAAACTGTTAATCTTTCTGTAGTTACTCACTTGATGACAATCTTAACTAGTAGGAATTCTGAAGAACTCAAGGGCTTTATGTGCATT GTATATAAAGCAGTTGCTGATGTTGTTGGTTCATATTCCAGATGGTTCACGGCTTTCCAGACTAATGTTAGATCATTACT ATTATTTTTTGCAACAGGAATTTCCAAATCAATGTGTTCAAATGCTTGTGCTTTGGCATTGCgcaaattttgtgaagaagcaACCATTGTAATGTTTGAGCCTTCGGACCTGGACATTTTGATCTGGATAGGAGAG GGATTAGAGAAGAGTCATATATCTCAAGAGGATGATGAAGAAATATTTAATGCCATTGCTGTGGTACTTGCTTCTGTTCCTAATAAGGAGCTTAAGAACAATTTGCTGGTCAGATTGCTTTCTCCCAGTTTTGAAGCTCTTGCAAAACTT ACTGCAGAAGATTCCCAGAATTCCTTGAGTAGAAATAACGGTATAAATACTAGAGAAATTAACTCAGCCGCAAGAGGATTGTACAG GATGGGAACTGTATTTAGCCAACTTGCATCACGGGGTCTTGTTGGTTGTGCTTTAGATGATTCTATCCTCATACTGCTAGGGGTATTCTGGCCTCTGATTGAGAAACTTTTTTGCTCAGAACACATGGATAACACCAATATATCTACGGCAGCTTGCAGGGCTCTTTCACAAGCAATTCATTCCTCAA GCCTACATTTTGTGTCACTTTTGCCTAAAGCATTGGATTGTCTATCCACAAAGTTTGTGTCATCCAGAAGTCACGATTGCTACATCAGAACAG CTGCTGTTGCTATTGAAGAGTTTGGTGGTAAAGAGGAATTTGGACCTCTTTTTATCAgtacttttgaaagatttacATATGCAACATCAGTGATGGCTCTTAATTCTTCATATGTTTGTGACCAAGAGCCTGATTTAGTGGAAGCTTACACTAATTTCGCATCAATATTGATTCGCAGCTCTCCGAAG GATGTGTTAGCTTCTTCTGGGCCTGTGCTTGAAATGTCGTTTCAGAAAGCAGCCATATGCTGTACCGCTATGCATCGCGGAGCAGCACTATCAGCAATGTCGTATATGTCGT GTTTCTTGGAGATTGGCCTGACTTCTATATTGGCTTCTGTAAATTGTATCCCTGAGGGATCATTTGAAGCCATGACTATTCATGTCATATCTCATAGCGGAGAGGGACTTGTATCAAGTGTAGTGTATGCTTTACTTGGTGTTTCTGCAATGTCAAGG GTTCACAAATCAGCGACAATATTGCAACAGTTGGCTGCAATATGCAGTTTAATTGAAAGGACGATGTGGAAGGCTGTACTTTGTTGGGAGTCTTTGCATAAGTGGCTTCATTCTGCG CAGGTGCAGACTTTGCCACCTGAGTATTTAAGGCAGGGGGAAACAGATTCGTTGGTGCCTATATGGTTGAAGGCTCTTTCTTCTGCTGGTTCAGATTATCTTGACAGCATTAATTGTAACGGAAGAAAAAATGAGTGTGCCCATATGCAAGGAAAAGGAGGAAGGGTTTTAAAACGACTAATTCGGGAATTTGCTGATAGTCATCGAAGTGTTCCCAGTCTGATTTAG
- the LOC108204297 gene encoding transportin MOS14 isoform X3 encodes MELQIKVAQAVQVLNHDAESCNRVAANQWLVQFQNTDAAWEVASAILTCDHHLPFVSDFEAEFFAAQILKRKIQNEGNHLQLGAKDALLNSLLVAAKKFSSGPPQLLTQICLALSALILHMMEHSKPIEKLFYSLQNLQSQENGNIAVLEMLTVLPEVVEDQSTYIGRCLYGQELLSHTPMVIEFLLKESEKYIDGVVQLHERNRKLLRCLLSWVQAGCLSEISAASLPAHPLLSFVFNSLQVSSSFDLAVEVLVELVSHHKGLPQLLLCKVGFLKEVLLHPALNNRDEKVIGGIACLMSEIGQAAPSLIVEANPEALALAESLLSCVAFPSADWYIADSTLPFWSSIVSSILELDIHSEKRKSVEDVFFSIFTALFDALVLRAQVDDSTLDDADETVDLPDSLLQFRSNLVEVLVDICQLLKSAPFIQKIFFGSWVSSNLHIPWKEVESKLFVLNAVAEVVLQETQTVNLSVVTHLMTILTSRNSEELKGFMCIVYKAVADVVGSYSRWFTAFQTNVRSLLLFFATGISKSMCSNACALALRKFCEEATIVMFEPSDLDILIWIGEGLEKSHISQEDDEEIFNAIAVVLASVPNKELKNNLLVRLLSPSFEALAKLTAEDSQNSLSRNNGINTREINSAARGLYRMGTVFSQLASRGLVGCALDDSILILLGVFWPLIEKLFCSEHMDNTNISTAACRALSQAIHSSSLHFVSLLPKALDCLSTKFVSSRSHDCYIRTAAVAIEEFGGKEEFGPLFISTFERFTYATSVMALNSSYVCDQEPDLVEAYTNFASILIRSSPKDVLASSGPVLEMSFQKAAICCTAMHRGAALSAMSYMSCFLEIGLTSILASVNCIPEGSFEAMTIHVISHSGEGLVSSVVYALLGVSAMSRVHKSATILQQLAAICSLIERTMWKAVLCWESLHKWLHSALEMVNCSVYSRCRLCHLSI; translated from the exons ATGGAGCTGCAAATTAAGGTAGCTCAGGCGGTTCAAGTACTGAATCACGATGCCGAGTCATGTAACCGAGTTGCTGCCAATCAGTGGCTCGTTCAGTTCCAAAACACGGATGCTGCTTGGGAAGTCGCTTCTGCGATTCTCACTTGCGATCATCATCTTCCTTTCGTCTCCGATTTCGAAGCCGAGTTCTTCGCCGCTCAGATTCTCAAAAGAAAG ATCCAAAATGAAGGAAATCATTTGCAATTAGGAGCTAAAGATGCTCTTCTTAATAGCCTTCTTGTTGCAGCTAAAAAATTCAGCTCGGGCCCCCCGCAG CTCTTAACACAAATTTGTCTTGCTCTCTCCGCTCTAATACTACACATGATGGAGCACAGTAAACCTATTGAGAAGCTTTTTTACAGTCTTCAGAATCTGCAAAGCCAGGAAAATGGCAATATTGCTGTACTGGAGATGCTAACTGTCTTGCCTGAAGTTGTAGAAGACCAAAGTACATATATTGGGCGATGCTTGTATGGCCAAGAG CTTTTGTCACATACTCCGATGGTTATTGAGTTCCTACTAAAGGAATCTGAGAAATATATTGATGGTGTTGTCCAACTACACGAAAGGAATAGGAAGCTTCTGCGATGCTTACTGAGTTGG GTTCAAGCTGGTTGCTTGTCTGAAATTTCAGCCGCTTCATTGCCAGCTCACCCGCTTCTCAGTTTTGTATTCAACTCGTTGCAG GTTTCCTCATCATTTGACCTGGCCGTTGAGGTTCTTGTTGAACTCGTGAGCCATCATAAG GGGCTACCACAACTTCTGTTATGTAAAGTTGGATTCTTGAAGgaagtgctgcttcatcctgcTCTTAATAATCGAGATGAGAAAGTAATTGGTGGCATTGCATGTTTGATGTCGGAGATTGGTCAGGCT GCGCCTTCACTAATTGTAGAAGCAAATCCTGAAGCACTTGCACTGGCAGAGTCACTGTTGAG TTGTGTGGCATTTCCAAGTGCAGACTGGTATATCGCGGATTCCACTTTGCCATTCTG GAGTAGTATCGTGAGCAGTATACTCGAGCTTGATATCCATAGTGAAAAAAGGAAAAGTGTTGAGGATGTGTTTTTTTCTATATTCACGGCATTATTTGATGCTCTTGTTTTGCGTGCTCAG GTGGATGATTCTACTCTGGATGATGCTGACGAAACAGTAGACCTTCCTGATAGCCTTTTGCAATTTAGGTCGAATTTAGTTGAAGTGTTGGTGGATATATGCCAGCTTCTAAAATCTGCTCCATTTATACAGAAG ATATTTTTTGGTAGTTGGGTGTCTTCAAACTTGCATATTCCGTGGAAGGAGGTTGAAAGCAAATTGTTTGTTCTCAATGCG GTTGCTGAAGTAGTACTGCAAGAAACGCAAACTGTTAATCTTTCTGTAGTTACTCACTTGATGACAATCTTAACTAGTAGGAATTCTGAAGAACTCAAGGGCTTTATGTGCATT GTATATAAAGCAGTTGCTGATGTTGTTGGTTCATATTCCAGATGGTTCACGGCTTTCCAGACTAATGTTAGATCATTACT ATTATTTTTTGCAACAGGAATTTCCAAATCAATGTGTTCAAATGCTTGTGCTTTGGCATTGCgcaaattttgtgaagaagcaACCATTGTAATGTTTGAGCCTTCGGACCTGGACATTTTGATCTGGATAGGAGAG GGATTAGAGAAGAGTCATATATCTCAAGAGGATGATGAAGAAATATTTAATGCCATTGCTGTGGTACTTGCTTCTGTTCCTAATAAGGAGCTTAAGAACAATTTGCTGGTCAGATTGCTTTCTCCCAGTTTTGAAGCTCTTGCAAAACTT ACTGCAGAAGATTCCCAGAATTCCTTGAGTAGAAATAACGGTATAAATACTAGAGAAATTAACTCAGCCGCAAGAGGATTGTACAG GATGGGAACTGTATTTAGCCAACTTGCATCACGGGGTCTTGTTGGTTGTGCTTTAGATGATTCTATCCTCATACTGCTAGGGGTATTCTGGCCTCTGATTGAGAAACTTTTTTGCTCAGAACACATGGATAACACCAATATATCTACGGCAGCTTGCAGGGCTCTTTCACAAGCAATTCATTCCTCAA GCCTACATTTTGTGTCACTTTTGCCTAAAGCATTGGATTGTCTATCCACAAAGTTTGTGTCATCCAGAAGTCACGATTGCTACATCAGAACAG CTGCTGTTGCTATTGAAGAGTTTGGTGGTAAAGAGGAATTTGGACCTCTTTTTATCAgtacttttgaaagatttacATATGCAACATCAGTGATGGCTCTTAATTCTTCATATGTTTGTGACCAAGAGCCTGATTTAGTGGAAGCTTACACTAATTTCGCATCAATATTGATTCGCAGCTCTCCGAAG GATGTGTTAGCTTCTTCTGGGCCTGTGCTTGAAATGTCGTTTCAGAAAGCAGCCATATGCTGTACCGCTATGCATCGCGGAGCAGCACTATCAGCAATGTCGTATATGTCGT GTTTCTTGGAGATTGGCCTGACTTCTATATTGGCTTCTGTAAATTGTATCCCTGAGGGATCATTTGAAGCCATGACTATTCATGTCATATCTCATAGCGGAGAGGGACTTGTATCAAGTGTAGTGTATGCTTTACTTGGTGTTTCTGCAATGTCAAGG GTTCACAAATCAGCGACAATATTGCAACAGTTGGCTGCAATATGCAGTTTAATTGAAAGGACGATGTGGAAGGCTGTACTTTGTTGGGAGTCTTTGCATAAGTGGCTTCATTCTGCG CTTGAGATGGTCAACTGTTCTGTTTATAGCAGGTGCAGACTTTGCCACCTGAGTATTTAA
- the LOC108204297 gene encoding transportin MOS14 isoform X2 has translation MELQIKVAQAVQVLNHDAESCNRVAANQWLVQFQNTDAAWEVASAILTCDHHLPFVSDFEAEFFAAQILKRKIQNEGNHLQLGAKDALLNSLLVAAKKFSSGPPQLLTQICLALSALILHMMEHSKPIEKLFYSLQNLQSQENGNIAVLEMLTVLPEVVEDQSTYIGRCLYGQELLSHTPMVIEFLLKESEKYIDGVVQLHERNRKLLRCLLSWVQAGCLSEISAASLPAHPLLSFVFNSLQVSSSFDLAVEVLVELVSHHKGLPQLLLCKVGFLKEVLLHPALNNRDEKVIGGIACLMSEIGQAAPSLIVEANPEALALAESLLSCVAFPSADWYIADSTLPFWSSIVSSILELDIHSEKRKSVEDVFFSIFTALFDALVLRAQVDDSTLDDADETVDLPDSLLQFRSNLVEVLVDICQLLKSAPFIQKIFFGSWVSSNLHIPWKEVESKLFVLNAVAEVVLQETQTVNLSVVTHLMTILTSRNSEELKGFMCIVYKAVADVVGSYSRWFTAFQTNVRSLLLFFATGISKSMCSNACALALRKFCEEATIVMFEPSDLDILIWIGEGLEKSHISQEDDEEIFNAIAVVLASVPNKELKNNLLVRLLSPSFEALAKLTAEDSQNSLSRNNGINTREINSAARGLYRMGTVFSQLASRGLVGCALDDSILILLGVFWPLIEKLFCSEHMDNTNISTAACRALSQAIHSSSLHFVSLLPKALDCLSTKFVSSRSHDCYIRTAAVAIEEFGGKEEFGPLFISTFERFTYATSVMALNSSYVCDQEPDLVEAYTNFASILIRSSPKDVLASSGPVLEMSFQKAAICCTAMHRGAALSAMSYMSCFLEIGLTSILASVNCIPEGSFEAMTIHVISHSGEGLVSSVVYALLGVSAMSRVHKSATILQQLAAICSLIERTMWKAVLCWESLHKWLHSAVQTLPPEYLRQGETDSLVPIWLKALSSAGSDYLDSINCNGRKNECAHMQGKGGRVLKRLIREFADSHRSVPSLI, from the exons ATGGAGCTGCAAATTAAGGTAGCTCAGGCGGTTCAAGTACTGAATCACGATGCCGAGTCATGTAACCGAGTTGCTGCCAATCAGTGGCTCGTTCAGTTCCAAAACACGGATGCTGCTTGGGAAGTCGCTTCTGCGATTCTCACTTGCGATCATCATCTTCCTTTCGTCTCCGATTTCGAAGCCGAGTTCTTCGCCGCTCAGATTCTCAAAAGAAAG ATCCAAAATGAAGGAAATCATTTGCAATTAGGAGCTAAAGATGCTCTTCTTAATAGCCTTCTTGTTGCAGCTAAAAAATTCAGCTCGGGCCCCCCGCAG CTCTTAACACAAATTTGTCTTGCTCTCTCCGCTCTAATACTACACATGATGGAGCACAGTAAACCTATTGAGAAGCTTTTTTACAGTCTTCAGAATCTGCAAAGCCAGGAAAATGGCAATATTGCTGTACTGGAGATGCTAACTGTCTTGCCTGAAGTTGTAGAAGACCAAAGTACATATATTGGGCGATGCTTGTATGGCCAAGAG CTTTTGTCACATACTCCGATGGTTATTGAGTTCCTACTAAAGGAATCTGAGAAATATATTGATGGTGTTGTCCAACTACACGAAAGGAATAGGAAGCTTCTGCGATGCTTACTGAGTTGG GTTCAAGCTGGTTGCTTGTCTGAAATTTCAGCCGCTTCATTGCCAGCTCACCCGCTTCTCAGTTTTGTATTCAACTCGTTGCAG GTTTCCTCATCATTTGACCTGGCCGTTGAGGTTCTTGTTGAACTCGTGAGCCATCATAAG GGGCTACCACAACTTCTGTTATGTAAAGTTGGATTCTTGAAGgaagtgctgcttcatcctgcTCTTAATAATCGAGATGAGAAAGTAATTGGTGGCATTGCATGTTTGATGTCGGAGATTGGTCAGGCT GCGCCTTCACTAATTGTAGAAGCAAATCCTGAAGCACTTGCACTGGCAGAGTCACTGTTGAG TTGTGTGGCATTTCCAAGTGCAGACTGGTATATCGCGGATTCCACTTTGCCATTCTG GAGTAGTATCGTGAGCAGTATACTCGAGCTTGATATCCATAGTGAAAAAAGGAAAAGTGTTGAGGATGTGTTTTTTTCTATATTCACGGCATTATTTGATGCTCTTGTTTTGCGTGCTCAG GTGGATGATTCTACTCTGGATGATGCTGACGAAACAGTAGACCTTCCTGATAGCCTTTTGCAATTTAGGTCGAATTTAGTTGAAGTGTTGGTGGATATATGCCAGCTTCTAAAATCTGCTCCATTTATACAGAAG ATATTTTTTGGTAGTTGGGTGTCTTCAAACTTGCATATTCCGTGGAAGGAGGTTGAAAGCAAATTGTTTGTTCTCAATGCG GTTGCTGAAGTAGTACTGCAAGAAACGCAAACTGTTAATCTTTCTGTAGTTACTCACTTGATGACAATCTTAACTAGTAGGAATTCTGAAGAACTCAAGGGCTTTATGTGCATT GTATATAAAGCAGTTGCTGATGTTGTTGGTTCATATTCCAGATGGTTCACGGCTTTCCAGACTAATGTTAGATCATTACT ATTATTTTTTGCAACAGGAATTTCCAAATCAATGTGTTCAAATGCTTGTGCTTTGGCATTGCgcaaattttgtgaagaagcaACCATTGTAATGTTTGAGCCTTCGGACCTGGACATTTTGATCTGGATAGGAGAG GGATTAGAGAAGAGTCATATATCTCAAGAGGATGATGAAGAAATATTTAATGCCATTGCTGTGGTACTTGCTTCTGTTCCTAATAAGGAGCTTAAGAACAATTTGCTGGTCAGATTGCTTTCTCCCAGTTTTGAAGCTCTTGCAAAACTT ACTGCAGAAGATTCCCAGAATTCCTTGAGTAGAAATAACGGTATAAATACTAGAGAAATTAACTCAGCCGCAAGAGGATTGTACAG GATGGGAACTGTATTTAGCCAACTTGCATCACGGGGTCTTGTTGGTTGTGCTTTAGATGATTCTATCCTCATACTGCTAGGGGTATTCTGGCCTCTGATTGAGAAACTTTTTTGCTCAGAACACATGGATAACACCAATATATCTACGGCAGCTTGCAGGGCTCTTTCACAAGCAATTCATTCCTCAA GCCTACATTTTGTGTCACTTTTGCCTAAAGCATTGGATTGTCTATCCACAAAGTTTGTGTCATCCAGAAGTCACGATTGCTACATCAGAACAG CTGCTGTTGCTATTGAAGAGTTTGGTGGTAAAGAGGAATTTGGACCTCTTTTTATCAgtacttttgaaagatttacATATGCAACATCAGTGATGGCTCTTAATTCTTCATATGTTTGTGACCAAGAGCCTGATTTAGTGGAAGCTTACACTAATTTCGCATCAATATTGATTCGCAGCTCTCCGAAG GATGTGTTAGCTTCTTCTGGGCCTGTGCTTGAAATGTCGTTTCAGAAAGCAGCCATATGCTGTACCGCTATGCATCGCGGAGCAGCACTATCAGCAATGTCGTATATGTCGT GTTTCTTGGAGATTGGCCTGACTTCTATATTGGCTTCTGTAAATTGTATCCCTGAGGGATCATTTGAAGCCATGACTATTCATGTCATATCTCATAGCGGAGAGGGACTTGTATCAAGTGTAGTGTATGCTTTACTTGGTGTTTCTGCAATGTCAAGG GTTCACAAATCAGCGACAATATTGCAACAGTTGGCTGCAATATGCAGTTTAATTGAAAGGACGATGTGGAAGGCTGTACTTTGTTGGGAGTCTTTGCATAAGTGGCTTCATTCTGCG GTGCAGACTTTGCCACCTGAGTATTTAAGGCAGGGGGAAACAGATTCGTTGGTGCCTATATGGTTGAAGGCTCTTTCTTCTGCTGGTTCAGATTATCTTGACAGCATTAATTGTAACGGAAGAAAAAATGAGTGTGCCCATATGCAAGGAAAAGGAGGAAGGGTTTTAAAACGACTAATTCGGGAATTTGCTGATAGTCATCGAAGTGTTCCCAGTCTGATTTAG